The segment TGCCATAACGAGCGAACAACCGCTCGATGCGCGGCGGCATTTCCTTGCGTGGCGCGAGCCTCCCGATCACGAGACTCGTCAGGCTGCCGGCGGTGTTCGCGAATGTCGCCACGGCCAGCGCCCATGAGGCATCGTGCGGCCATTTGTAGAGAAACGCCGCGAGCGCGATTTCCGAGTTGCCGGGCAACAGCGTGGAGGAAAGGAAGGCCGAAGCGGCGAGGCCGCCGAGCGCCAGCGCCTCGCCGCTCATGCCTGAAAGCGGAAAGGCGCGCCGGCCGTCTCGCCGATCAGGGTTTCCAGCATGTCCGACAGCGACGAACCGTCACGGGTATTCACCCATTGTCCGTCCCGGAAGGCATAGTGAAAGCCGCCGCGTTTGGCCGCGACCCACATCTCCCGGTTGGGCAGGTGCCGGTTGACGATGATTTTCGCGCCATTGTCGAACGCGAGTTCAAGCACCCCGCCATTGAGCGCGTAATCGACGTCGATCTCCTGGTCGTCGAGCGCGTTTTGCAGGTTTTCCAGAAGCGCGTCGGTCAAATCGAGAAATTCGGATTCGGTCATGGCTGTTTCCCGCTGTGTGAGTTTGTTAGTATGGAATTTTGCCACAATCGGACGCTGCTCATGAGAACGCTGTTCGCCCTTCTCTTCACCCTCGCCGCGCTGACGGCCTGCGGCTACAAGGGCCCCTTGTACCTTCCCGCGCAAACCGATGCCAAACCGGCCGCGGCCAAACCCGCTCCCGCCACGGCAAGCCAACCCAAAGCCGACGCTTCGGGGGTCAAATGAACGTCTCGATCCGGCGGCTTGACCGGACCGATTCCGGTGATCTGGCGCTGCTTGTCGCCTTGACCGACGCCTATGCGCGGGATGCCGCGGGCGGTGGAAACGGGCTTTCGGCCCACGCCAGAGCCCATCTGGGGCAGGCGTTCGCCGCCCACCCCTCGACCTTCGCGCTGGTGGCCGAAGAGGGAGGGGAAGCGCTCGGCCATGCCTTGTGCTTTTTGGGGTTTTCCAGTTTCTACGCCGCGCCCACGGCGATGCTGCACGATCTGTCGGTATTGCCCGCGGCGCGCGGGCGCGGCATCGGACGCCTCCTGATGCTGGCCGTCGAGGAAGAAGGACGCCGACGCGGCTGCGCCAAGGCGATGCTGGAAGTGCGCGACGACAACACCGTGGCGCGCAAGCTTTATGAAACCTCCGGCTATGAGGTCAGCGGTCTTGGCGGTTCGCTCTACCGGATGATGGAAAAGGTGCTCTGACCGTGACACGCTACGCCCGCCATCTCGCTGCGCAACGCATTGCCAACCCTTTTCCCGGCATCGTCCGTCTGGAAAAGGCCATCGGCGGGCCGATCACCGCGCGCATCGGCTCCAACGAGAGCCTGCCGCTGGAAGGCTCTCCACTGGAAACGCTGTTCGGCGAGGCGGTGGCGGAACTGGCGCGGCTGTATCCGGACCCTTACGCGCACCGGTTGCGTGAGCAGGCCGCCGCGGCCAATGGCACGGCCCCGGACACCATCGTGTTCGACACCGGGGCCGACAGCCTGATCCTGCTCGCATTGCGGCTGTTCTGCTCGGCGGGCGACCGCGTCGTGTGCACGGCAGGGACCTATCCGACCTTCGGTTACTTCGCGCGCGGACAGGGCCTCGCGATCATCGAAACAGACTATCTTGACCGCTTGACCTCGCCCCGCGTCGATCTGGATGCGATGGCGGAAGCGGCCGGACGCCACGATGCGCGGCTGGTTTACCTCGCCAACCCGGACAACCCGACCGGCCACGCCTGGGACATGGCGACGCTCCGCGCCTTCCGCCGCGCCCTGCCGGCGGATACCCTACTGTTGCTGGATGAAGCCTACCGCGACTTTTGCGATGATGCCGACAGCGATAACGGCCCCATCGATGGCGTGATCCGGCTGCGGACCCTGTCCAAGGCCTTCGCGCTCGCCGGCCTGCGTGTCGGGTATGCGATCGCGCCTGCGCAATGGGTGGAACGCGCCGATGAAATCCGCCCGCAGTACGCGCTCTCGTCGATCGCCCAGGTCGCGGCGCAAGCCGCGCTCGATCATCCCGCGCATTCGAAACAGCTTATCGCGCGCACGCTGGCGCTGAAGAATGATCTCGCGCATATTCTGAGCTCGCACGGCCTCAGGGTGCTGCCATCGGCCACCAATTTTCTGGCGATCTGCTACGACACGCCGGACGAGGCCGCGCGACGGCAAAAAGCGCTGCTCGCCCAGGGCATCGCCGTGCATCGCCCGCCCCACGAGGCGACGGCCCACCTGCTGCGCGTCACCGTCCATCCACACTCCTTCGAGCCGGCCGTGATCGAAGGGTTGACCTTGCGATAGCCGCCGTACCCGTGATTGTCAGGGATAGGGGCTCACCGGACTGTCCTGGCTAACGTCAGCATCGTTAAGCGAATTTTGAAAGAGTAAAAACCCGGTAAACGGGATCATGCTCGCCTGCCATACGGCTTTTTGAATACTTCACATGAATAGCGAGCTATCCCCATGCAAGTGACCACCCCGACCCGATACAGCTTCCTGCCGACCCGAAATCAAGATCTTCTCGGACTGCGAAACTGGCTGAAAACCAGCGATTTCAGCGGCGCGTCCATCATTGGAATTTTCCCGTCCAAGGTCAAGGAAATCAGAAAAAACAGAGAAATCATCACCATCCGGCTGGATGAAGCGTTCGCCAATTGCCCGGGCAAAATCCCGGCCAAACTTGGCCGGGCCACCCAGGCTGTCAGACATATCGGCGAGCGGTTGAATGTTCATTCGATCAACCAGTGGGCCAACCAGCGCGACGCCCTCATGATCGATGCGATGAAAGTGCCGAAATGGCTGGAAGAAAAGGGCGTACAGAACGTCCCCAACCAGCCGCTGAGCAAAGACATGATCCTGAAGCTGCTCGAGCAAAACGGTCCGCTGTTGGCCGAATAATCCGATAACGGAGTGGGGCGGTCAGGTGCCCCACTGAAACACTTTCCCGCCGTGGCGGTCGCGCGGCGGCAAAAAATACCGCTCAACCGGGGTATCGCCGCCACCGTCCGTTCACCCGCTAACATTCGAACCGGTCGATGATGGAGGAGCATTCACGATCTTGTACCGCAGGCGGTGGATCATGGCCACGCAACGCATGCCGCGCTGCAGCGTCAGCGACCGACGGGAAAGGTACACTTTCCCGATGAACACCTCTCACCCCCATGACGCGATCTTCAAGCAGTTCATGTCCGATCCGGCGACCGCCCGGGACTTCCTGGACATCCACCTGCCGCCGGGCTTGCGCGGCCTGTGCGATCTATCCAGCCTGCGCCTGGAACCGGGCTGCTTCATCGAGCCGGATCTGCGCGCTTTTTATTCCGACATTCTCTACGCGCTGCGCGCCGATGGCCGCCCTGGCTACATCTCTTGCGTCGTCGAGCACCAGTCCCGTCCGGAAAAACTGATGGCCTTCCGCCTGATCCGTTACTGTCTGGCCGCGATGCAACAGCATCTGCGCCAAGGCCACGATCGGCTGCCGCTGGTGATTCCCCTGCTGTTCTACCACGGCACCGCAAGTCCGTATCCGTACAGCACCCACTGGCTGGATCTGTTCGAGCAGCCCGAGGTGGCCGCCCTCCTTTACAGCCAGCCCTTCCCGCTGGTCGACGTCACAGTGCTGTCCGGCGACGACATTATGAAGCACCGGCGTATCGCATTGCTGGAACTCGTGCGAAAACACATCCGCCAGCGCGATATGCTGGAGTTGGCCGAGCCGATCGGGTTTCTCTTGAGCCTGGGACTTTGCAGTACAGAAGCGAGGGCGTCAGGAAGGCATCCTTCAAGTCGCACGGCAACTTCTTGCCAAGGGCGTGGATCGCAGAATCATTCAGGAAACCACGGGCCTGACCGAACAGGAATTGCTGCAGTTGCGCCACTGAGCGCAGACTCGCGATTCCCAAAACCGTATCCGGAAAAACAAATGAAAAAACGGCGAGCGCGGATTGAGCCGTCGCCCGCCGTTCTTTTCATTCCCCGTTTAACCGCAGGATAGCCTCCTCATCGCGCCATTTCCCGACGACACAACACGAAACGTGAACGGTTTACGCGGACAAGCGGCGCCCGGCCACGTGCCCGCCGGCAAGATCCGCTTACTTTCCGGACAACGCCCGGCGCGCTGCGGCCAGGGTTTCGTCGATCAGCGCGTCGGTATGCGCGATCGATACAAAACCGGCTTCGTAGGCCGACGGCGCGAAGTACACGCCCTCTTCAAGCATCGCATGGAAGAAGCGGTTGAAGCCTTCGCGATCCGAATTGGTCACTTCCGCGTAGCAGGTCGGCACCTTGCCGGTGAAGTACAGACCGAACATGCCGCCGACGCTGTCGGCCGTCAGCGCGACACCGGTTTCGCGCCCCAGGGCGGCAAGCCCGTCGGTCAGGCGGCGGGTACGCGCCGTCAGGGTGTCGTAGAAGCCGGGTTCGCGAATCAGGCGCAGGGTGGTCAGACCGGCCGCCACCGCCACCGGATTGCCGGACAGGGTGCCGGCCTGGTAGACATTGCCCAGCGGCGCGATGCATTCCATGATGTCGCGCCGTCCGCCGAAGGCCGCGAGCGGCATGCCGCCGCCGATCACCTTGCCCAGCGTGGTCAGGTCGGGGATCAC is part of the Paludibacterium paludis genome and harbors:
- a CDS encoding GNAT family N-acetyltransferase; its protein translation is MNVSIRRLDRTDSGDLALLVALTDAYARDAAGGGNGLSAHARAHLGQAFAAHPSTFALVAEEGGEALGHALCFLGFSSFYAAPTAMLHDLSVLPAARGRGIGRLLMLAVEEEGRRRGCAKAMLEVRDDNTVARKLYETSGYEVSGLGGSLYRMMEKVL
- the cyaY gene encoding iron donor protein CyaY; the encoded protein is MTESEFLDLTDALLENLQNALDDQEIDVDYALNGGVLELAFDNGAKIIVNRHLPNREMWVAAKRGGFHYAFRDGQWVNTRDGSSLSDMLETLIGETAGAPFRFQA
- the lptM gene encoding LPS translocon maturation chaperone LptM, translated to MRTLFALLFTLAALTACGYKGPLYLPAQTDAKPAAAKPAPATASQPKADASGVK
- a CDS encoding pyridoxal phosphate-dependent aminotransferase, which encodes MTRYARHLAAQRIANPFPGIVRLEKAIGGPITARIGSNESLPLEGSPLETLFGEAVAELARLYPDPYAHRLREQAAAANGTAPDTIVFDTGADSLILLALRLFCSAGDRVVCTAGTYPTFGYFARGQGLAIIETDYLDRLTSPRVDLDAMAEAAGRHDARLVYLANPDNPTGHAWDMATLRAFRRALPADTLLLLDEAYRDFCDDADSDNGPIDGVIRLRTLSKAFALAGLRVGYAIAPAQWVERADEIRPQYALSSIAQVAAQAALDHPAHSKQLIARTLALKNDLAHILSSHGLRVLPSATNFLAICYDTPDEAARRQKALLAQGIAVHRPPHEATAHLLRVTVHPHSFEPAVIEGLTLR
- a CDS encoding YqaA family protein: MSGEALALGGLAASAFLSSTLLPGNSEIALAAFLYKWPHDASWALAVATFANTAGSLTSLVIGRLAPRKEMPPRIERLFARYGSASLALAWVPFIGDAIPLAAGWLRLPVVPCVIWLTLGKAARYAILAYSVIRLAG
- a CDS encoding Rpn family recombination-promoting nuclease/putative transposase, encoding MATQRMPRCSVSDRRERYTFPMNTSHPHDAIFKQFMSDPATARDFLDIHLPPGLRGLCDLSSLRLEPGCFIEPDLRAFYSDILYALRADGRPGYISCVVEHQSRPEKLMAFRLIRYCLAAMQQHLRQGHDRLPLVIPLLFYHGTASPYPYSTHWLDLFEQPEVAALLYSQPFPLVDVTVLSGDDIMKHRRIALLELVRKHIRQRDMLELAEPIGFLLSLGLCSTEARASGRHPSSRTATSCQGRGSQNHSGNHGPDRTGIAAVAPLSADSRFPKPYPEKQMKKRRARIEPSPAVLFIPRLTAG